A single Verrucomicrobiaceae bacterium DNA region contains:
- a CDS encoding glycosyltransferase family 1 protein — MRILIVTDTYPPDINGVARSLQTLCDGLAALGHTVEIVTTLESRADEPSLPRHVMPSMPLPGYPGLRIGFGSARQMIELFDAFHPQVLYVATETPLGIAAIRAAGKRRIPVVSGFHTNFQSYLEDYHLPGMETVASSILRTIHNATARTLTPSQDTANMLTQWGIQNVGILGRGVDTELFCPAKRSIALRQSWGADETTPVAIYVGRMAPEKNLPLAVRAFDVLRAAHPGAKMVFVGDGPRLEAMKAEHPDLIYTGACRGEPLAAHYASGDLFLFPSMSETFGNVVLEAMASGLSVVAFDYAAPRLVIKNAENGWLAPLGDEAAFLAQTGRAAEKWTDPALRSTARQSATDYGWARVIAQFESELTHVIPSA, encoded by the coding sequence ATGCGCATTCTCATCGTCACAGACACCTACCCGCCGGACATCAATGGCGTGGCTAGGTCTCTCCAGACGCTTTGCGATGGTCTCGCAGCCCTTGGACACACCGTGGAAATCGTCACCACGCTGGAGTCGCGTGCGGATGAGCCGTCTCTGCCACGCCATGTCATGCCGTCCATGCCTCTGCCGGGGTATCCAGGTCTGCGCATCGGTTTTGGCTCCGCACGGCAAATGATCGAGTTGTTCGATGCATTTCATCCACAGGTGCTCTACGTCGCCACGGAGACCCCACTGGGCATCGCGGCCATACGTGCAGCGGGGAAGCGGCGCATACCTGTGGTCAGTGGCTTTCATACGAATTTTCAAAGCTATCTCGAAGACTATCACCTGCCCGGCATGGAGACGGTGGCCTCCAGCATCCTGCGCACGATCCACAATGCCACAGCGCGGACGCTCACTCCCTCCCAAGACACGGCAAATATGCTCACACAGTGGGGCATCCAAAACGTCGGTATTTTGGGCCGGGGTGTGGATACAGAGCTATTTTGCCCAGCGAAGCGCAGCATCGCATTGAGACAAAGCTGGGGCGCTGACGAAACGACACCTGTGGCCATCTACGTCGGGCGCATGGCACCAGAGAAGAATCTACCGCTCGCCGTGCGTGCCTTTGATGTGCTGCGGGCGGCCCACCCTGGTGCCAAAATGGTCTTCGTAGGGGATGGTCCCCGCCTGGAGGCCATGAAAGCTGAGCACCCTGATTTGATCTATACCGGTGCCTGCCGCGGAGAGCCCTTAGCCGCGCATTACGCCAGTGGGGACTTATTCCTCTTTCCGAGCATGAGTGAGACATTCGGAAATGTGGTGCTAGAGGCCATGGCGAGTGGTTTGAGCGTGGTCGCCTTCGATTACGCGGCTCCGCGCCTTGTCATCAAAAATGCCGAAAATGGCTGGTTGGCTCCCTTGGGCGATGAAGCCGCCTTTTTGGCCCAGACAGGCCGCGCGGCTGAAAAATGGACCGATCCCGCCCTGCGCAGCACCGCACGGCAAAGCGCCACCGATTACGGCTGGGCCCGCGTGATCGCTCAATTCGAGTCCGAGCTCACTCACGTCATCCCATCGGCATGA
- a CDS encoding exo-alpha-sialidase → MKHLLATLLLCSSGLSAEPFLEKQDLFHVGDDPSYKIYHIPGIVVTAKGTVLAWCEARRKGGDWDDIHILLRRSTDEGQTWDKPRKIAQVEGPITKNPFALRMKNVDLKDVTYNNPVLIADRDGTVHMTFCVEYMRCFYQRSRDDGLTWSKPVEITSTFDSFKKHYDWKVLATGPNHSIQLKTGRLIVPVWLSTGTGGNAHRPSVTATIFSDDSGQTWLPGDIAVPCTDEWINPNETVAIELSDGRVMLNVRNESKAHRRLITTSKEGATGWSTPVFDQALLEPICMAGLVRYDHGGKSLLLFSNPHNLDKAKGKADPGVSRDRKNISIKISDEEGRTWPLSKVLEPGPSMYSDLAVTQSGTILCFYGSSDKPGFAGAGLTLARFNLEWVKSPAQ, encoded by the coding sequence ATGAAACACCTCCTCGCCACCCTGCTGCTTTGCAGTTCGGGGCTCTCTGCAGAGCCCTTTCTCGAAAAACAAGACCTCTTCCACGTCGGCGATGATCCTTCGTATAAAATCTACCACATCCCCGGCATCGTCGTCACTGCGAAGGGCACCGTATTAGCCTGGTGCGAGGCCCGGCGAAAAGGGGGTGACTGGGACGACATCCATATCCTCCTGCGTCGCAGCACCGATGAGGGCCAGACGTGGGACAAGCCACGCAAAATCGCCCAAGTCGAAGGACCGATCACCAAGAACCCCTTCGCTCTGCGCATGAAAAACGTCGATCTCAAAGACGTCACCTACAACAACCCCGTGCTCATTGCGGACCGCGACGGCACCGTCCACATGACCTTCTGCGTCGAGTACATGCGTTGTTTTTACCAGCGCAGCCGCGACGATGGCCTCACATGGTCAAAACCCGTCGAAATTACCTCCACCTTCGACTCCTTTAAAAAGCACTACGACTGGAAGGTGCTCGCTACCGGGCCGAATCACAGCATCCAGCTCAAAACGGGCCGCCTCATCGTGCCCGTGTGGCTTTCCACCGGCACCGGTGGCAATGCACATCGCCCCAGTGTCACGGCTACGATCTTTAGCGATGATTCTGGCCAAACCTGGCTCCCCGGCGACATCGCCGTGCCCTGCACGGACGAATGGATCAATCCGAACGAGACCGTCGCCATCGAACTCAGCGATGGGCGTGTCATGCTAAACGTGCGCAATGAATCGAAGGCGCATCGTCGGCTCATCACCACCAGCAAAGAAGGTGCCACGGGCTGGAGCACGCCCGTTTTCGACCAGGCACTGCTAGAGCCCATCTGCATGGCCGGCTTGGTGCGGTATGACCATGGAGGGAAGAGCCTGTTGCTCTTCTCCAACCCGCATAACCTCGACAAAGCGAAGGGGAAAGCCGATCCTGGCGTCAGCCGTGATCGCAAAAACATCAGCATCAAGATCAGTGACGAAGAAGGCCGCACCTGGCCTCTCAGCAAGGTGCTAGAGCCCGGCCCCAGCATGTACTCGGACCTCGCGGTAACGCAGAGTGGCACCATTCTATGCTTTTACGGCAGCAGCGACAAACCGGGCTTCGCGGGTGCGGGACTCACGCTCGCACGGTTCAATCTGGAGTGGGTCAAATCACCCGCGCAGTGA
- a CDS encoding histidine phosphatase family protein, whose translation MKYLTVIRHAKSSWDQPGVPDHDRVLNERGKRAAPAVAAFLHRTYFGGSGGEKLLPSPDHLLSSTAMRALTTAKIMQETFSMSADTLLLDSKLYLAAPNTILETVRSLDEKWQHVCLYGHNPGLHEFADKMLARASVPKMPTCTAVILALPHAYWGLADWHLAQLVGYITPKSLERRFPELYGDISQGDGDD comes from the coding sequence ATGAAGTACCTCACGGTCATCCGCCATGCCAAATCTAGCTGGGATCAACCCGGCGTGCCAGATCATGACCGCGTGCTCAACGAGCGCGGGAAGCGAGCTGCACCCGCCGTCGCCGCATTTTTGCACCGCACCTACTTTGGCGGTTCTGGGGGCGAAAAACTCCTCCCCAGCCCAGATCACTTACTCAGCAGCACGGCCATGCGTGCCCTCACCACGGCCAAAATCATGCAGGAGACCTTCTCCATGTCTGCGGACACGCTGCTGCTCGACTCGAAGCTCTACCTCGCTGCCCCCAATACCATTTTGGAGACCGTACGCAGTCTGGATGAAAAGTGGCAGCACGTCTGCCTCTATGGACACAATCCAGGCCTGCATGAGTTCGCAGACAAAATGCTCGCCCGTGCCAGTGTGCCGAAGATGCCCACCTGCACCGCCGTCATCCTGGCTCTACCACATGCCTACTGGGGGCTGGCGGACTGGCATCTGGCCCAGCTTGTCGGCTACATCACCCCGAAATCGCTGGAGCGTCGCTTCCCAGAGCTCTACGGCGACATCTCGCAGGGTGATGGAGATGATTGA
- a CDS encoding c-type cytochrome gives MKLRLIPLSIASAALACASAAVFSAESAPAPMPPVGVLAPGVKDGKVIFDTVCAACHGTQGEGKSELKSPAIAGLPDWYSKPQIEGFRKGRRGHDVKDPQSLMMAAIAKTLQPEQIDAVVGHMAKLERVTPAGIEREPKDADLANGMLSFQERCMECHRYNASGEMAFGSPPLIGQQGWYMISQIEKFKNGQRGTVKGDVNGAKMVLSSSFIEDEKMLRDIVAYILTLNPEPAAPPDVKSPFETGTR, from the coding sequence ATGAAGCTCCGACTCATACCGCTGTCCATCGCCTCGGCTGCTCTCGCCTGTGCGAGTGCCGCCGTTTTTTCTGCCGAATCAGCGCCTGCCCCCATGCCGCCTGTTGGTGTCCTCGCCCCCGGCGTAAAGGACGGGAAAGTCATCTTCGACACTGTCTGCGCAGCCTGTCATGGCACCCAAGGCGAAGGAAAATCAGAGCTGAAGTCGCCCGCCATCGCAGGCCTACCAGATTGGTATTCAAAACCCCAGATCGAAGGCTTCCGCAAAGGACGGCGTGGCCATGATGTCAAGGACCCGCAATCACTGATGATGGCAGCCATCGCAAAAACTCTCCAGCCAGAGCAGATCGATGCGGTCGTAGGCCACATGGCGAAGCTGGAGCGTGTGACGCCCGCAGGCATCGAGCGTGAGCCCAAAGATGCAGATCTCGCAAATGGCATGTTGAGCTTCCAAGAGCGCTGCATGGAATGCCATCGCTACAATGCGAGTGGTGAAATGGCCTTCGGTAGCCCGCCACTCATAGGCCAGCAGGGGTGGTACATGATCTCACAGATCGAGAAATTCAAAAATGGCCAGCGCGGCACCGTGAAGGGGGATGTGAATGGAGCAAAGATGGTCCTCTCCTCCTCCTTTATCGAGGATGAAAAAATGCTCCGCGACATCGTCGCCTACATCCTCACACTTAACCCAGAGCCTGCCGCACCCCCAGATGTCAAAAGCCCCTTTGAGACAGGCACGAGATAA
- a CDS encoding choice-of-anchor E domain-containing protein: protein MTTFTKIRFAIAILVMITAGNRAQANTITAGSGSFGTNWTNAGGSSFSQNMNYNLFNSSLGTLNSVTFCLTVKGYGDWMADYGGDGKGDQILDITLTGGQSFNVDGGNGWLGAGWVPVINNYDVSSTVFLNDVATPFWIMSPQNGPSFSWSDQSAFNLPNISEFIGIGTDSATFSSNALISYFTNPSVTMALEGHNFNWSANWQLKYDYTPVPEPGSALLLGSSCALLLRRRRGAKANVV, encoded by the coding sequence ATGACCACATTTACAAAAATTCGCTTTGCCATCGCGATCCTCGTCATGATCACAGCAGGCAACCGCGCTCAAGCGAATACCATCACCGCTGGAAGCGGAAGTTTTGGCACGAATTGGACCAATGCTGGCGGCTCCAGTTTCAGCCAGAATATGAATTACAATCTGTTCAACTCCAGCCTTGGCACCCTCAATAGCGTGACATTCTGCCTCACGGTCAAAGGATATGGTGATTGGATGGCCGATTACGGCGGTGACGGCAAAGGAGACCAGATACTCGACATCACCCTGACTGGTGGACAGTCCTTCAACGTGGATGGAGGCAATGGCTGGCTGGGAGCAGGCTGGGTCCCCGTGATCAATAACTACGATGTCTCCAGCACGGTCTTCCTCAACGATGTGGCCACCCCATTTTGGATCATGTCGCCACAGAATGGCCCCTCGTTTTCATGGTCTGATCAGTCCGCTTTCAATCTGCCGAACATTTCTGAATTCATCGGCATTGGTACCGATAGTGCCACTTTCAGCAGCAATGCGCTCATCAGCTATTTCACAAATCCCTCAGTCACGATGGCGCTGGAAGGGCATAACTTCAACTGGTCGGCCAATTGGCAGTTGAAATACGACTACACACCTGTGCCAGAGCCAGGCTCCGCACTGCTCCTGGGCAGCTCCTGCGCCCTGCTGCTACGTCGCCGCCGTGGGGCCAAGGCCAATGTGGTCTGA
- the xylB gene encoding xylulokinase: MYFLGIDSGTQSSKAIVLDLDTGNIIASGHSTYDLIEGLPPGHLEQQPQTWIDAVDACVMQCLEQIGAAKSQIAGIGVSGQQHGLVALGADDQPVRAAKLWCDTSTQAQCAEIAHHFGGQPGVIALAGNAMLPGYTIPKLLWMKQNEPQNFAKTKSILLPHDYINFWLSGVKRMEYGDASGMGILNVSTRQWAYEICDFIDPSVRGMLPPLGSSKEVHGTLRPELAKKWGLSESVIISAGGGDNMMGAIGTGNIQPGVITASFGTSGTLYGVASAPVVDGQGEVAAFCDSTDQWLPLVCTMNVTVVTEQVREMFGWDLNQLEAAMKSAPQGAEGVMFLPYLNGERTPNLPNGAGVLHGLRTGNMTPANMARAAVEGATLGLAYGLKRFRDLGMNPTEIRLTGGGSKSRTWRQIAADCFNAEVVTLNTSEGAALGGAIQAAYAHANQGGAEKVSYATLCAKLVTLDESTRCKPEAAKAAQYAVHLEKQMELTGRLQQTGWL, translated from the coding sequence ATGTACTTCCTCGGCATCGACAGCGGCACCCAGAGTTCCAAAGCCATCGTACTCGACCTCGATACGGGCAACATCATCGCCAGCGGGCACAGCACGTATGATTTGATCGAGGGACTGCCGCCAGGGCATCTGGAGCAGCAGCCTCAGACCTGGATCGACGCAGTGGATGCCTGCGTCATGCAGTGCCTAGAGCAGATCGGCGCGGCGAAATCCCAGATCGCCGGCATCGGCGTGAGTGGCCAGCAGCATGGACTCGTGGCACTGGGGGCAGATGACCAGCCCGTGCGAGCGGCAAAGCTGTGGTGCGATACCTCCACACAGGCGCAGTGTGCAGAGATCGCGCACCACTTTGGCGGCCAGCCAGGTGTCATCGCGCTGGCTGGCAATGCCATGCTGCCCGGCTACACCATCCCTAAGCTGCTCTGGATGAAGCAGAATGAGCCGCAGAACTTCGCGAAAACGAAATCCATCCTGCTGCCCCATGATTACATCAATTTCTGGCTCAGTGGCGTGAAGCGTATGGAGTACGGTGACGCCAGCGGCATGGGCATCCTCAATGTGAGCACCCGGCAGTGGGCGTATGAGATCTGTGACTTCATCGACCCGAGCGTGCGTGGCATGCTGCCGCCCCTGGGCTCGTCCAAGGAAGTGCATGGCACCTTGCGGCCTGAATTGGCGAAAAAGTGGGGGCTCTCGGAAAGCGTGATCATCTCTGCTGGTGGTGGTGATAATATGATGGGCGCGATCGGCACCGGAAACATCCAGCCTGGAGTCATCACCGCCAGCTTTGGCACCAGTGGCACACTCTATGGCGTGGCGAGCGCTCCAGTGGTCGATGGGCAGGGCGAGGTGGCGGCCTTTTGCGACAGCACCGATCAGTGGCTTCCCCTGGTCTGCACGATGAATGTCACCGTCGTCACCGAGCAGGTGCGTGAGATGTTCGGCTGGGATTTAAATCAACTCGAAGCGGCCATGAAATCCGCCCCCCAAGGTGCAGAGGGAGTCATGTTCCTGCCCTATCTCAATGGCGAGCGCACGCCGAACTTGCCCAACGGCGCTGGCGTCCTGCATGGACTGCGCACGGGCAATATGACGCCTGCGAACATGGCCCGTGCAGCGGTGGAAGGTGCCACGCTTGGCTTAGCGTATGGTTTGAAGCGCTTCCGTGACCTGGGCATGAATCCGACAGAAATCCGCCTCACGGGTGGTGGCAGCAAAAGCCGTACATGGCGCCAGATCGCCGCTGACTGCTTCAATGCCGAGGTCGTCACTCTGAACACGAGCGAGGGGGCCGCTCTCGGCGGTGCCATCCAGGCTGCCTATGCCCACGCCAATCAAGGCGGAGCAGAAAAAGTGAGTTATGCCACCCTGTGCGCCAAATTGGTCACTTTGGACGAATCAACCCGTTGTAAGCCTGAAGCCGCCAAAGCTGCTCAATATGCGGTGCATCTCGAAAAGCAGATGGAACTCACCGGGCGGCTCCAACAAACGGGCTGGCTGTAA
- a CDS encoding phosphatidylserine/phosphatidylglycerophosphate/cardiolipin synthase family protein — protein sequence MQRCLSVAALCLLAQCSTPKGLEMMPTKITRVPVVEQLAHLWRASVGSLARAPVSTTKAVALSAAQRTHAFFAGTTPLPTIETLPPDAPAPGTEAFEALLDAQKLPARSSGKVRLLVDGAEFFPELVREVKNARTSIDSQVFIFDNDDTGVRFADLLREKSRQIPVRVFIDGLGTRTAHKVNPETPPPPGFQPPDFIGDYLVQDSDVKLRVTTNPALLCDHTKLHLIDGRLAYMGGMNIGREYESEWHDLMARVEGPVVLDLANIFQRHWDGESWVRNWTLQNALHRREAAGVSPQQVAGAYPLRVLRTYVAKGRKEIARALRTAVQAARQRVWVHTPYLAEEGMISDFLDAARRGVDVRIILPGANDSGIMNTVNHTSAARLIAAGVKVYGYPGMTHMKVVLCDGWAMFGSANCDTLSLKLNRELNLASSAPPFVQSIQRRVFEADFSLCQRLTQAAAEKKGSTLMGVIGNQL from the coding sequence ATGCAACGCTGCTTATCGGTGGCTGCTCTCTGCCTGCTGGCGCAGTGTAGCACACCCAAGGGGCTGGAGATGATGCCGACAAAAATCACCCGTGTGCCGGTGGTGGAGCAGTTGGCGCATTTGTGGCGTGCTTCCGTGGGCTCGCTGGCTCGCGCCCCGGTCTCGACCACGAAGGCGGTCGCTCTGAGTGCCGCGCAGCGCACGCATGCCTTCTTTGCGGGTACGACGCCGCTGCCCACCATCGAGACTCTGCCCCCTGATGCGCCAGCGCCAGGCACCGAGGCTTTTGAAGCTCTGCTGGATGCCCAAAAGCTGCCAGCGCGGAGTTCTGGTAAAGTGCGGCTTCTCGTCGATGGCGCGGAGTTTTTTCCAGAACTCGTGCGCGAGGTCAAAAATGCCCGCACGAGCATCGATTCGCAGGTTTTCATCTTCGACAATGATGACACGGGGGTGCGCTTTGCGGACCTCCTGCGGGAAAAATCCCGCCAGATCCCGGTGCGTGTGTTTATCGACGGTCTGGGCACGCGCACCGCTCATAAGGTGAATCCTGAGACACCTCCGCCGCCTGGTTTTCAGCCTCCAGATTTCATCGGTGATTATCTGGTGCAGGACTCGGATGTGAAACTGCGGGTGACGACGAATCCGGCGCTGCTTTGTGACCACACGAAGCTACACCTCATCGACGGGCGCCTCGCCTACATGGGCGGGATGAACATCGGGCGTGAATACGAGAGTGAATGGCATGATCTGATGGCCCGCGTCGAGGGGCCTGTGGTGCTGGATCTGGCAAATATCTTTCAGCGGCATTGGGATGGCGAAAGCTGGGTGCGGAACTGGACCCTGCAAAACGCCCTCCACCGGCGAGAGGCGGCAGGGGTGAGCCCGCAGCAGGTCGCGGGGGCATATCCGCTGCGGGTGCTACGCACCTATGTGGCCAAGGGGCGCAAGGAAATCGCCCGGGCACTGCGCACGGCTGTGCAGGCGGCACGGCAGCGTGTGTGGGTGCATACGCCTTATCTGGCTGAGGAGGGGATGATCAGCGACTTCCTAGATGCAGCGCGGCGTGGGGTCGATGTGCGCATCATTCTCCCTGGTGCAAACGACTCTGGCATCATGAATACGGTGAATCATACCAGCGCCGCTAGGCTCATCGCCGCAGGTGTGAAGGTGTATGGCTACCCAGGCATGACGCACATGAAAGTGGTCCTGTGTGACGGCTGGGCCATGTTCGGCTCTGCCAACTGCGATACCCTGAGCCTGAAGCTCAATCGAGAGCTGAATCTGGCCTCCTCCGCACCGCCATTCGTCCAGTCGATCCAGCGCCGTGTGTTTGAGGCAGATTTCTCACTCTGCCAGCGGCTCACACAGGCTGCCGCAGAAAAAAAGGGCTCCACGCTCATGGGCGTGATCGGGAACCAGCTCTGA
- a CDS encoding sterol desaturase family protein gives MPAKSDVWREIRWSMLTVLIYGLVGAATLWAWRQGWTRMYRDLAIHGWGWFVTSIGLIIVVHDTWFYWTHRLMHHRALFRWFHRVHHLSTNPSPWAAYAFAPPEAFMQALIFPLVAFTLPVHPFAFAVFMLWQLLFNVVGHTGYEYSPRWLMDTWLGKFLNTPTNHAMHHESMRGNYGLYFNVWDRLMGTNHTHYEDRFREVTHRA, from the coding sequence ATGCCAGCCAAATCCGATGTCTGGCGAGAGATCCGCTGGTCGATGCTCACCGTCCTCATCTACGGCCTCGTCGGTGCCGCCACTCTCTGGGCTTGGCGGCAGGGGTGGACGCGCATGTATCGCGATCTCGCCATCCATGGTTGGGGCTGGTTTGTCACCAGCATCGGCCTCATCATCGTCGTGCATGATACCTGGTTCTACTGGACGCACCGGCTCATGCATCACCGTGCCCTCTTCCGCTGGTTTCACCGCGTGCATCACCTCTCCACCAATCCCAGCCCCTGGGCCGCCTACGCCTTTGCACCGCCAGAGGCATTCATGCAGGCACTCATTTTCCCTCTCGTCGCCTTTACTCTACCAGTGCATCCGTTTGCATTTGCAGTCTTCATGTTGTGGCAGCTCCTCTTCAATGTCGTAGGCCACACTGGCTATGAATACAGCCCGCGCTGGCTCATGGACACCTGGCTGGGCAAGTTCCTGAACACCCCCACCAATCACGCCATGCACCACGAATCCATGCGCGGAAATTACGGCCTCTACTTCAATGTCTGGGACCGCCTCATGGGCACCAATCACACGCACTATGAGGACCGCTTTCGCGAGGTGACACATCGTGCCTGA
- a CDS encoding OmpA family protein: MQTHPPIRTAPRPKATGNSLAPVLLVLAALGISTAVFFLFTKKRLQAEKTTPTAQTAQTAPAESTAKNSPKAENGPTAPSTTSPAPSSPKAATEAVFGFARPTDLGKQMAQSLASNDFAAVGKLAAASDPAQAAEAAQLFQQLQNMGFKPGTADQVELLGQVENHTRIAIPLTKTGSTDPLRLQLDLERDERMGWKIAKITLPKEAAAALTTTATAPAAAPQTPAPTVATDTSVTTPAPPVPPMPTTPGSATSPPPIPPPPSAAPSSSGTATTAAPPKKSLFVIEETPDALTFSTDFVKHLLNHDFTAARDYIDPQKVHVERLAGLCIVFEEGNYRLKPSKPLLVTVANPEVSWVIAQVESESLQQSTEFGLELKRESPTTPWKVAGINLSQILGSFAQNASRLGIPYAPIVTNPRGGESLALYFEYDQAVLHPRALKQIQIIAAIMKADPSKKLRIAGHTDALGGDDYNVNLSRTRADTVKSQLAALGVPAAQIETVGLGKAQPLSPNLKADGTDDPEGRSHNRRAEIYLDF; this comes from the coding sequence ATGCAGACGCATCCCCCCATACGCACCGCACCCCGTCCTAAAGCCACAGGCAACAGTCTCGCCCCCGTGCTCCTCGTGCTAGCCGCACTCGGCATCAGCACCGCCGTCTTTTTCCTCTTCACCAAAAAACGGCTTCAGGCAGAAAAAACCACGCCAACGGCTCAAACAGCCCAGACAGCCCCTGCGGAGTCCACGGCCAAAAACAGCCCCAAAGCTGAAAATGGCCCCACAGCTCCTTCCACCACCTCACCGGCTCCTAGCAGCCCCAAAGCCGCTACCGAGGCCGTTTTCGGCTTCGCACGGCCCACGGACCTCGGCAAACAAATGGCCCAAAGCCTCGCCAGCAACGACTTCGCCGCCGTAGGCAAGCTCGCCGCCGCCAGCGACCCCGCACAGGCCGCTGAAGCCGCCCAGCTCTTCCAACAGCTCCAAAACATGGGCTTCAAACCCGGCACCGCCGACCAAGTCGAACTCCTCGGACAGGTCGAAAACCACACACGCATCGCCATTCCACTCACGAAAACTGGCAGCACCGATCCCCTGCGCCTCCAGCTCGATCTCGAGCGCGATGAACGCATGGGCTGGAAAATCGCCAAAATCACCCTGCCAAAAGAAGCCGCCGCCGCGCTCACCACTACCGCCACAGCACCCGCCGCAGCCCCGCAGACTCCGGCACCCACTGTCGCCACGGATACTAGTGTGACCACCCCTGCCCCGCCCGTGCCGCCCATGCCCACCACCCCTGGTAGCGCCACCTCCCCACCACCCATCCCGCCACCACCCAGCGCAGCCCCCAGCAGCAGCGGCACCGCCACCACCGCCGCCCCACCCAAAAAATCCCTCTTCGTCATCGAAGAAACCCCCGACGCACTCACCTTCTCCACCGACTTCGTCAAACACCTGCTCAATCACGACTTCACAGCCGCCCGCGACTACATCGACCCCCAAAAAGTCCATGTCGAACGCCTCGCCGGGCTCTGCATCGTCTTCGAAGAAGGAAACTACCGCCTAAAGCCCAGCAAACCGCTCCTCGTAACCGTCGCCAACCCCGAAGTCTCCTGGGTCATCGCGCAAGTCGAGTCCGAATCCCTCCAACAGAGCACCGAATTCGGCCTCGAGCTCAAACGTGAATCCCCCACCACCCCGTGGAAAGTCGCCGGCATCAATCTCTCTCAAATTCTCGGCTCCTTTGCCCAAAACGCCAGCCGCCTCGGCATCCCCTACGCCCCCATCGTCACCAATCCTCGCGGCGGCGAAAGCCTAGCCCTCTACTTCGAATACGATCAAGCCGTGCTCCATCCCCGTGCTCTGAAGCAGATCCAAATCATCGCCGCCATCATGAAGGCAGACCCCAGCAAAAAACTCCGCATCGCTGGCCACACCGACGCCCTCGGCGGTGACGATTACAACGTCAACCTCTCCCGGACCCGCGCAGACACCGTCAAAAGCCAGCTCGCCGCCCTCGGCGTCCCCGCCGCCCAGATCGAGACCGTAGGACTCGGCAAGGCCCAACCCCTCAGCCCCAACTTAAAAGCCGATGGCACCGACGACCCCGAAGGCCGCTCCCACAACCGCCGCGCGGAGATCTACCTCGACTTTTAG